A region of Staphylococcus sp. IVB6181 DNA encodes the following proteins:
- a CDS encoding YfhO family protein, with the protein MSKAMARLYLIPRFFHFKGGSIAISQDHKTKALRLLAILLASLALTTIIFIPFFINSFSKGLAFAGKGDGFSQLIPFQKYLYHQYTHFRSFYDVSFGLGGDYTKSLSYYYATSPIILIYFFFIWIGEQLFHLPTHDIKFWAGTQIFLCYIRVFLTVAVSYYLFRYLINKRTIAICATLMYAISVVTIYFNFTWSFYGDVLIFFPLSLLGMERFFRERKIGLFIIAVALTLFSNFYFSYYEFITLGFYFLYRIIWPYRKDVVNRVQKVYVLAIAAVLSLMVSIVGFYTGVSGVMANDRQINPNLKLSWFIDFQEKYHIFSDGFYITISMLTFVALCAFNLYKYYFYRLSAIVTWIMLIGSLTPYFDSFFNGFSLPARRWIYLLGFSSSLLIALFIKHLAEVSIKQFVITCALCVCVMLYMFTNYDGDNSFMIVTFIIMLFMYVLLQNKELLTMKYTPYIMIGLIFIQQAVMIKNYHDTHMDIYERPIASMEKDNYNSEKLQKQFDHLQKTKDPFSRIEYLSFPAQNSPLIYGFRGVALYSSLFNGDVLDYYDNIMQIQQPIDKNSNHRFLGNRANLMALWNVQDRFKNPPDTTMPYGFKTKKVVEGNEHKYKHSESTIDYPATHITDKVYDKQSLKTPIDREHAMLKGVVLDHPKTTTPDIEHNVNLKDDIKEQSDDADWEPDDHTLHVKEKNGGIDYEVPDNIKNKYKDLYFEMELELKSPDKPHKVKLNEARQQRSSLNYSYRRVVNPITIRVKADDKVRLNLQKGKYKYQLKGVYGEDYKTLKSAAKEEDKVKIKQTDHGYRFTKDKNDKGYLVVPTPYEKGMKAKADGEDVEVKKGNGIQTVIPVKKGQEQIELSYTPPHLYLLLFISLAGIILSIFFTRFVYKKGKPHSQD; encoded by the coding sequence ATGAGTAAAGCAATGGCAAGATTGTATCTCATACCTCGCTTCTTTCATTTTAAAGGAGGTAGCATCGCCATTTCACAAGATCATAAAACTAAGGCATTGCGATTACTCGCAATCTTGCTGGCCAGTTTAGCACTGACCACCATCATCTTTATCCCTTTTTTCATCAACTCATTTTCAAAAGGGCTGGCTTTTGCTGGTAAAGGCGATGGATTTTCACAGTTAATTCCTTTTCAGAAGTATTTGTATCATCAATATACACACTTTAGAAGTTTCTATGATGTGTCATTTGGTTTAGGCGGTGATTATACCAAGAGTCTATCCTATTACTATGCGACATCACCGATCATATTGATTTATTTCTTTTTCATTTGGATAGGCGAACAGCTTTTTCACCTGCCGACACATGACATCAAGTTTTGGGCAGGCACGCAAATTTTCTTATGTTATATTCGTGTCTTCTTAACCGTTGCGGTCAGTTACTACTTATTCAGATATCTTATCAACAAGAGAACGATTGCGATTTGTGCGACTTTAATGTATGCCATCTCTGTCGTAACCATTTATTTCAACTTTACTTGGTCATTTTACGGAGATGTATTAATATTCTTCCCTCTATCTCTATTAGGGATGGAACGCTTCTTTCGAGAACGTAAAATCGGATTATTTATTATCGCAGTCGCACTGACTTTATTCTCTAATTTCTATTTCAGTTATTATGAGTTCATTACATTAGGGTTCTATTTCCTTTATCGTATCATTTGGCCTTATCGCAAAGATGTGGTCAATCGTGTACAAAAGGTTTATGTATTAGCTATTGCGGCTGTACTCAGTTTAATGGTCAGTATCGTCGGTTTTTACACAGGTGTTTCAGGTGTCATGGCTAATGACCGTCAAATCAATCCTAATTTGAAACTCTCATGGTTCATTGATTTCCAAGAGAAATACCATATCTTTTCAGATGGTTTCTATATCACGATTTCGATGCTTACCTTTGTTGCACTATGCGCATTCAACTTATATAAATATTATTTCTATCGCTTATCTGCGATTGTCACTTGGATTATGCTGATTGGTTCATTGACCCCTTATTTCGATAGTTTCTTTAATGGCTTTTCCTTACCAGCCAGAAGATGGATCTATCTGTTAGGGTTCTCATCCAGCTTACTCATTGCGTTATTCATTAAGCACTTAGCTGAAGTGTCGATTAAGCAATTTGTTATCACTTGTGCATTATGTGTTTGCGTTATGCTGTATATGTTTACCAACTATGATGGCGATAACAGCTTTATGATTGTAACTTTCATTATCATGCTGTTTATGTATGTCCTGCTTCAAAACAAAGAACTGCTGACAATGAAATATACACCTTATATCATGATCGGCTTAATCTTTATCCAGCAAGCCGTAATGATAAAGAACTATCATGATACACATATGGACATTTATGAACGCCCTATCGCCTCTATGGAGAAAGATAATTACAACAGCGAAAAGCTTCAAAAGCAGTTTGATCATCTACAGAAAACCAAAGATCCGTTCAGCCGTATTGAATACCTTTCATTCCCGGCACAAAACTCTCCATTGATTTACGGCTTTAGAGGCGTGGCTTTATATTCAAGTTTATTCAACGGAGATGTCTTGGACTATTACGATAACATCATGCAGATTCAGCAACCGATTGATAAGAACAGTAATCACCGCTTCTTAGGCAATCGCGCCAACTTAATGGCACTATGGAATGTACAAGACCGCTTCAAGAACCCGCCTGACACTACTATGCCTTACGGCTTCAAAACGAAGAAAGTCGTCGAAGGCAATGAACATAAATACAAACATTCAGAAAGTACCATTGATTATCCAGCCACACACATCACAGATAAAGTGTATGACAAACAATCACTGAAAACACCGATTGACCGTGAACATGCAATGTTAAAAGGTGTTGTGTTAGACCATCCTAAGACAACCACACCAGACATTGAACATAATGTTAACTTAAAAGACGATATCAAAGAGCAGTCCGACGATGCAGATTGGGAACCAGATGACCATACACTGCACGTCAAAGAGAAAAACGGCGGTATTGATTATGAAGTCCCTGATAACATTAAAAACAAATACAAAGACTTGTATTTCGAGATGGAACTGGAATTAAAATCACCAGACAAGCCGCACAAAGTGAAGTTGAATGAAGCCAGACAACAGCGTTCTTCACTCAACTACTCATACCGCCGTGTCGTCAACCCGATTACGATTCGCGTAAAAGCTGATGATAAAGTACGATTGAACCTTCAAAAAGGCAAGTACAAATATCAATTAAAAGGCGTTTACGGCGAAGACTATAAAACATTGAAATCTGCCGCTAAAGAGGAAGATAAAGTTAAAATCAAACAAACCGATCATGGTTATCGATTCACTAAAGACAAAAACGATAAAGGCTATCTCGTCGTACCGACACCTTACGAAAAAGGTATGAAAGCCAAAGCTGATGGAGAAGATGTAGAGGTTAAAAAAGGCAACGGTATTCAAACAGTCATTCCTGTTAAAAAAGGACAAGAACAGATTGAACTGTCTTACACACCGCCGCATCTCTACCTATTATTATTCATCAGTTTAGCTGGTATTATCCTTTCTATCTTCTTTACACGTTTTGTTTATAAAAAAGGAAAACCTCACTCTCAAGATTAA
- a CDS encoding gamma-glutamyltransferase: protein MSIYSKKVLGVIFVVTLIISTVFYFVNKEDTVDKDKLYENKLASQNHKSADKKYGVSTNNKIAREVGNKILEDGGNSADAAYGVAYTLAVTEPYAAGLGGEGASMTYDGKKGSKPSVYDYSAVSSYHYKNGDQVGVPGFVKGMHDMHDKEGKMSEKKILNYVIPLAEDGFQVNTDLAKILSKYSATIDKDSPFFKDNKVVSSGDVVKQEDLADTLKGIRDHGDDYFYKKLGSSIAKQTDGNLEEKDFNDYGTKKKQPISTDYLNNKVYTTPNPTSGFLSLQALKIDQSLNGNYGEDTPKDFAESVANARNVNFKNRYLINDKVPNDMKKVEDEYVLKRANKYKNQENNFGLQGQVNTAGSHFVVIDKKGKMTSTTNTLNNFFGNGKYTEQGFFLNNSLKRFSTAPKSDNKGEPHKSPRSYISPTIVVGDDYYVGAGTPGGNKVPTLTHEFLSSYLRNGDSLQKAIEKPRFYNDGKKMYYEDGMDDEQIKNFKDLGYKPVNSSDNPNFGSLQGATYFKKDKKVETGHDVEIR from the coding sequence ATGAGTATTTATAGCAAAAAGGTTTTGGGTGTTATCTTTGTAGTCACCCTTATCATTTCGACGGTCTTCTACTTCGTGAACAAAGAAGATACAGTAGATAAAGATAAATTGTATGAAAACAAATTAGCGTCGCAAAACCATAAAAGCGCAGATAAAAAATATGGGGTATCGACGAACAATAAAATCGCCAGAGAAGTTGGTAATAAAATTTTAGAAGACGGCGGGAACTCTGCCGATGCAGCCTATGGTGTTGCATATACGTTAGCAGTAACAGAGCCTTATGCTGCTGGTTTAGGCGGCGAAGGGGCTTCCATGACATATGATGGAAAGAAAGGCTCTAAACCAAGCGTATACGACTATAGTGCCGTTTCATCTTACCACTACAAAAACGGCGACCAAGTCGGCGTACCTGGTTTTGTTAAAGGTATGCACGACATGCATGACAAAGAGGGAAAAATGAGCGAGAAAAAAATCTTGAATTATGTGATTCCGTTAGCTGAGGATGGGTTCCAAGTCAACACAGACTTAGCCAAAATTCTTTCAAAATACAGCGCAACCATCGATAAAGACTCACCTTTCTTCAAAGACAATAAAGTCGTGAGCAGCGGTGACGTTGTAAAACAAGAAGACTTAGCAGATACTTTAAAAGGCATCAGAGATCATGGTGACGACTACTTCTATAAAAAGCTGGGTTCAAGTATCGCTAAACAAACGGACGGCAACTTAGAAGAAAAAGACTTTAACGACTATGGCACTAAAAAGAAACAACCGATTTCTACAGACTATCTCAACAATAAAGTCTATACCACACCTAACCCGACAAGCGGGTTCTTATCATTACAGGCATTGAAAATCGATCAATCCTTAAACGGCAACTATGGCGAAGATACACCGAAAGACTTCGCAGAAAGTGTAGCCAACGCAAGAAACGTCAACTTCAAAAACAGATATTTAATCAACGATAAAGTGCCTAACGACATGAAGAAAGTTGAAGATGAATACGTACTGAAACGTGCGAACAAATACAAAAACCAAGAAAACAACTTCGGATTGCAAGGACAAGTCAATACAGCAGGTTCACACTTCGTTGTCATTGATAAAAAAGGCAAAATGACAAGTACAACGAACACATTGAATAACTTCTTTGGTAACGGCAAGTATACTGAACAAGGCTTCTTCCTAAACAACTCGCTGAAACGCTTCTCAACAGCGCCAAAAAGCGATAATAAAGGAGAGCCGCATAAATCACCGCGTTCTTATATCTCACCGACAATCGTTGTAGGTGATGATTATTACGTAGGTGCAGGTACACCAGGCGGCAACAAGGTACCGACATTAACACATGAATTCTTATCTTCTTACTTGCGTAACGGCGACTCGCTGCAAAAAGCAATTGAGAAACCGCGTTTCTATAACGATGGTAAGAAAATGTATTATGAAGACGGTATGGATGATGAACAAATCAAAAACTTCAAAGACCTCGGTTATAAACCTGTCAATAGTTCAGACAACCCTAACTTCGGAAGTCTTCAAGGTGCCACTTACTTCAAGAAAGACAAAAAAGTCGAAACAGGACACGACGTAGAAATCAGATAA
- a CDS encoding CapA family protein — MANKEPFNIENWILKKSKNQKKHNSKYMIGVTVIALVLLITLMVTFKTDKVDVFAKDKKDDVHLAYFGNVTLNKHIRQNSLHDMFSSISDIIEDSDYSTASLNVNNFAEDPKKNIKKNMRNISFLKHQGFKNLNLTNNSVDLEQIKQIEKQTSSRFGYNFITGNGSNAINSKVSHKTVKGKKIASVSFTDVNSKYMDPRKATTSIALDPKIFVPLIQQLKKDNDMVIVNVDWGIPDEPNVTSRQRTYGHALADAGADVVVGHNSVVQKIEKHKDTDIFYSLGNVTSDKFLSENKKGLALQQSWDGDKSKFMITPIKTSGDQITKDNMNFIEKQKLTNRISDPSIKLKQTKGGYQYES, encoded by the coding sequence ATGGCGAATAAAGAACCTTTCAATATAGAGAATTGGATTCTAAAAAAGTCTAAAAACCAGAAAAAGCATAATTCTAAATATATGATTGGTGTCACTGTCATTGCTCTCGTTTTGCTCATTACCCTTATGGTAACGTTCAAAACAGATAAAGTAGACGTATTTGCGAAAGACAAAAAAGACGATGTACACCTTGCTTATTTCGGCAACGTCACTTTAAACAAACATATCCGCCAAAACAGTTTGCATGATATGTTCAGTTCAATTTCAGACATCATTGAAGACAGTGATTATTCAACAGCAAGCTTGAATGTGAATAACTTTGCTGAGGATCCTAAAAAAAATATCAAAAAGAACATGAGAAATATTAGTTTCTTAAAACATCAAGGCTTTAAAAACTTAAACTTAACGAACAACTCTGTTGATTTAGAACAAATCAAACAAATCGAGAAACAGACAAGTTCACGCTTCGGCTATAACTTTATTACGGGTAACGGTTCAAATGCGATTAACAGTAAAGTGTCGCATAAGACAGTCAAAGGCAAGAAAATCGCCAGTGTGTCCTTTACAGATGTGAATTCAAAATATATGGACCCTAGAAAAGCGACGACTTCGATTGCTTTAGACCCTAAAATCTTTGTACCGTTAATCCAGCAATTAAAGAAAGATAATGACATGGTCATTGTTAATGTAGATTGGGGTATCCCAGATGAGCCGAACGTTACAAGCCGTCAACGTACATACGGTCACGCCCTGGCAGATGCCGGCGCTGATGTCGTTGTTGGTCATAACTCAGTCGTACAAAAAATCGAGAAGCATAAAGATACAGATATCTTCTACAGTCTCGGTAATGTGACTTCCGACAAGTTCTTATCAGAGAACAAAAAAGGACTCGCATTACAGCAATCATGGGACGGAGATAAAAGTAAATTCATGATCACACCGATTAAGACATCAGGAGACCAAATTACGAAAGATAATATGAATTTCATTGAAAAACAAAAATTAACAAACCGTATCTCAGATCCGTCGATCAAATTAAAACAAACTAAAGGAGGTTACCAATATGAAAGTTAA
- the pgsC gene encoding poly-gamma-glutamate biosynthesis protein PgsC encodes MVGSELYFSLFVGIVLSLIFAEKFGITPAGLVVPGYLALIFDQPIMLLSVLLISCLTYFIVAHGISRVALLYGRRKFAAMILTGMIIKFIFDLIYPLTPFEVIQISGIGIVIPGIIANTIQKQGTITTLASCMLLTCMTYVVLFAYSFIK; translated from the coding sequence TTGGTAGGTTCAGAGTTGTATTTTTCATTATTCGTAGGCATCGTGCTGAGTTTGATATTCGCTGAGAAATTCGGGATTACACCAGCCGGTCTGGTTGTTCCAGGTTACTTAGCATTAATCTTCGATCAGCCGATTATGTTATTATCCGTGCTTCTGATCAGTTGTTTAACATACTTCATCGTTGCACACGGTATTAGCAGAGTTGCATTGCTATACGGTCGTCGTAAGTTCGCAGCAATGATTTTAACCGGTATGATTATCAAGTTCATATTCGACTTGATTTATCCACTGACCCCATTTGAGGTCATACAGATATCCGGTATCGGTATCGTCATTCCTGGTATCATCGCAAATACAATTCAAAAACAAGGCACAATTACAACATTAGCTTCATGTATGTTGCTGACTTGCATGACTTACGTTGTTTTATTTGCATATAGCTTCATTAAATAA
- the pgsB gene encoding poly-gamma-glutamate synthase PgsB encodes MLLVVIFSALILVLGILEMRKHRKRIDKIPLRININGIRGKSTITRLIYGIMREDHYKVIGKTTGTDARMLYWFDEKEYPVVRKPQGPNIGEQKEILQNVIDNNGEAIVNECMAVNPDYQITFQEKLLRANVGVIVNVMEDHMETLGPTLDEVAEAFTATIPYNGKLVIMKDDYTDFFKKVADKRNTETIIVDRDEVEESLLRQFDYIVFPDNVAIAMGVAEAIGANKEVALEGMLNAPPDSGAVHIHYYHKNDTKNIFVNAFAANEPQSSKAILQKVIDYKYPHEKKVIILNCRGDRLDRTKLFAEDFITKVDYDTLICVGKSTQLVTEVMKNERPDKKYLNFEGKPFEEVEQAIFEESKSALVFCVGNIHGNGKKVVNLLEGLD; translated from the coding sequence TTGTTACTAGTTGTAATTTTTTCTGCTTTAATCTTGGTTCTAGGCATCTTAGAAATGCGCAAACATCGAAAACGTATTGATAAAATCCCATTACGTATCAACATCAACGGTATCCGCGGAAAATCTACCATTACACGTTTGATTTACGGCATTATGCGCGAAGATCACTACAAAGTAATCGGTAAGACGACAGGAACCGATGCACGTATGCTGTATTGGTTTGATGAGAAAGAGTATCCCGTTGTTCGTAAGCCGCAAGGCCCTAACATCGGTGAGCAAAAAGAAATTCTTCAAAATGTGATTGATAATAATGGCGAAGCTATCGTTAACGAATGTATGGCTGTTAACCCTGACTATCAAATCACATTCCAGGAGAAGTTATTACGTGCCAATGTAGGTGTCATTGTGAACGTTATGGAAGACCATATGGAAACACTCGGCCCTACTTTGGATGAAGTGGCAGAAGCATTTACAGCTACGATTCCATACAACGGCAAATTAGTCATCATGAAAGACGACTACACAGACTTTTTCAAAAAGGTTGCTGACAAACGCAACACAGAAACGATTATCGTTGACAGAGACGAAGTAGAAGAGTCCCTCCTTCGTCAGTTCGATTACATTGTTTTCCCAGATAACGTCGCAATCGCGATGGGTGTTGCTGAAGCAATCGGTGCTAACAAAGAAGTAGCACTTGAAGGTATGCTGAATGCTCCGCCAGACAGCGGTGCTGTTCATATACATTATTACCACAAGAATGATACGAAGAATATTTTCGTTAACGCCTTCGCGGCAAACGAACCTCAATCTTCAAAAGCCATCTTACAGAAAGTCATCGATTATAAATATCCTCACGAAAAGAAAGTCATTATCTTAAACTGTCGTGGCGATAGATTAGACCGCACGAAACTCTTCGCTGAAGATTTCATTACTAAAGTCGATTACGACACATTGATTTGTGTCGGTAAGAGTACGCAATTAGTAACAGAAGTCATGAAGAATGAGCGCCCGGATAAGAAATACTTGAACTTTGAAGGGAAGCCGTTCGAAGAAGTAGAACAAGCTATTTTTGAAGAATCAAAATCTGCACTGGTATTTTGTGTCGGAAATATACACGGCAATGGTAAGAAAGTTGTCAATTTATTAGAAGGGTTGGATTAA
- a CDS encoding alpha/beta fold hydrolase has translation METLNLKGTNLHYHKLGQGPVLILIPGANGTGDIFLPMAKTLAEDYTVIAVDRRGFGQSHLTAPLLAEVSSSKSEYRVKQDAKDIVRLAEHESKDAPVNIFGTSTGAIIAMHLLQDHPYIVKTAALHEPLINSFLPDAKYWQDKNQAIVETENDEGMSDAMELLGETLRVTSLDQEMMTQPVEDAEDEVTVQHLKEMENWFEYELRQYTASQVTIETLRKLKEKIILLNGTNAAGSFPQEVNNYLAAALSIEINRMSGGHLGYVQEPHDFAETLKKIYQ, from the coding sequence ATGGAAACTTTAAATTTAAAGGGCACCAACTTGCATTACCATAAACTCGGACAAGGACCTGTCTTAATATTAATTCCAGGTGCTAATGGTACTGGAGATATCTTTTTGCCGATGGCAAAAACATTAGCAGAGGATTATACTGTCATTGCGGTAGATCGCAGAGGTTTTGGACAAAGTCACCTTACAGCACCGCTGCTTGCAGAAGTCAGCAGTTCGAAAAGCGAATACCGTGTTAAACAAGATGCAAAAGATATTGTACGATTAGCAGAACATGAAAGCAAAGATGCGCCGGTTAATATTTTCGGTACAAGCACAGGCGCAATTATTGCGATGCACCTCTTGCAAGACCATCCATATATCGTGAAAACAGCAGCGTTGCATGAACCGCTTATCAATTCATTCTTGCCTGATGCAAAATATTGGCAAGATAAGAATCAAGCAATTGTAGAAACTGAAAATGATGAAGGCATGTCAGATGCGATGGAATTATTGGGAGAAACATTACGTGTTACATCTCTTGATCAAGAAATGATGACACAACCAGTAGAAGATGCGGAAGATGAAGTAACAGTACAACATCTGAAAGAAATGGAAAATTGGTTTGAATATGAATTGCGCCAATATACTGCATCTCAAGTGACAATCGAAACGCTGCGAAAACTGAAAGAGAAAATCATACTCTTAAACGGCACAAATGCCGCAGGATCATTTCCGCAAGAAGTGAACAATTATCTTGCGGCAGCATTATCCATTGAAATAAACAGAATGTCGGGCGGTCATCTCGGATATGTCCAAGAACCGCATGACTTCGCTGAAACACTTAAAAAAATCTATCAATAA
- a CDS encoding helix-turn-helix domain-containing protein, with product MVDNKAAKSFSEIMKVRNGAIVFFTKKISEIVDEEISPFLSSILSYINKNLYNELTIESIAKEFNISQTTLNLNFKNELGMTVKKYITKSKLEDAKKLLDRNLSISEISQMLGYADSSHFCKKFKKEFQMTPTQYRRNTKS from the coding sequence ATGGTTGATAATAAAGCCGCAAAAAGCTTCTCTGAAATTATGAAAGTTAGAAATGGTGCCATTGTCTTCTTTACTAAAAAGATAAGTGAAATCGTAGATGAAGAAATTTCACCATTTCTATCTTCTATACTCAGTTATATCAATAAGAACTTGTATAATGAGCTGACTATAGAATCTATCGCAAAGGAATTCAACATTAGCCAAACGACATTAAATTTAAATTTTAAAAATGAACTCGGAATGACAGTGAAGAAATATATCACTAAATCTAAATTGGAAGATGCTAAGAAATTACTAGATAGAAATCTAAGTATAAGTGAAATCTCCCAAATGTTAGGTTATGCCGATTCGTCTCACTTTTGTAAAAAGTTCAAAAAGGAATTTCAAATGACACCTACGCAATACAGAAGAAATACGAAATCTTAA
- a CDS encoding fibrinogen-binding adhesin SdrG C-terminal domain-containing protein: MTETAPKQESAPEQNVTSTPQADTVENTALTAAPQQLTATEPTNAEVTGTNTDAATQQLAEQAGVTPQDSPEVAAAKLLQQSSQNKDANTIETVAETTPVLRSASAFTAGAPNDTLVTQTGANVNDLVTVSNAQITETAIDPNQGGHFALTGDYTVNGTVKQGDYFTFQFPDNVNLDGALDYTGNDNKMVFSLDSPAGFTIADGSYDTNTKTLTYTFTDWVNGKDNIAGSFNIAQFPDRQDAQSVGTYPLNYDLAGEAYSPEITYNYSPVDEGFESASLSSSISDVDNTNTTNTFKQTIYVNPQDKTLNDAFVTLAPKEVSSAIINTTDSKFQIYKVDDPNTLTNSYYFDTTGKQDLAADFQNADQIHTNQDGLVQIDFGAIDSPYVIIMETPFDTTIGNEITTRDTIYTTDTNNIKNSYYWDNGVIVSDSSGTGDGTEQTYRLGDYVWEDTNKDGI; the protein is encoded by the coding sequence GTGACAGAAACAGCGCCAAAACAAGAGAGTGCACCAGAACAAAATGTAACTTCAACACCGCAAGCAGATACTGTTGAAAACACAGCATTAACAGCAGCACCGCAACAACTTACAGCGACAGAACCGACTAATGCTGAAGTAACAGGTACAAATACTGATGCAGCGACACAACAATTAGCTGAACAAGCAGGTGTAACACCTCAAGACTCACCTGAAGTTGCAGCGGCTAAATTGTTGCAGCAGTCATCTCAAAATAAAGATGCAAACACAATTGAAACAGTAGCAGAAACAACACCAGTGTTAAGATCCGCATCAGCTTTCACTGCAGGAGCACCTAACGATACATTAGTGACGCAAACAGGTGCCAATGTTAATGATTTAGTAACTGTTTCAAATGCGCAAATCACTGAAACAGCAATTGATCCTAACCAAGGCGGTCACTTTGCTTTAACAGGAGATTACACAGTAAACGGTACGGTTAAACAAGGAGATTACTTTACTTTCCAATTCCCAGATAATGTTAATTTAGATGGCGCATTGGACTACACAGGCAATGATAATAAAATGGTCTTCTCTCTTGATTCTCCAGCAGGCTTTACTATTGCGGATGGTTCTTATGACACAAATACTAAAACATTAACATACACCTTTACTGACTGGGTGAATGGCAAAGACAACATTGCAGGAAGCTTTAATATTGCCCAATTCCCTGACCGTCAAGATGCACAATCAGTGGGAACTTACCCATTAAACTATGATTTAGCGGGAGAAGCATATAGCCCTGAAATCACTTATAATTATTCACCTGTAGATGAAGGTTTTGAATCAGCAAGCTTATCTTCTTCAATATCAGATGTGGATAACACGAATACAACAAATACGTTCAAACAAACGATTTATGTTAACCCTCAAGATAAAACTTTAAACGATGCTTTTGTAACTTTAGCGCCTAAAGAGGTAAGCAGTGCCATTATTAATACTACTGATTCAAAATTCCAAATTTATAAAGTGGATGATCCGAATACGCTGACAAACAGCTATTATTTCGATACAACAGGAAAACAAGATTTAGCAGCAGACTTCCAAAATGCTGACCAAATCCACACAAATCAAGATGGCTTAGTTCAAATTGACTTTGGCGCAATCGATTCACCATATGTCATTATTATGGAAACACCATTCGATACAACAATCGGCAATGAAATTACTACTAGAGACACTATCTATACTACAGACACTAATAACATCAAAAACAGCTACTATTGGGATAATGGTGTCATTGTATCTGATAGTTCAGGTACTGGTGACGGTACAGAACAAACATATCGTTTAGGCGACTATGTTTGGGAAGATACAAATAAAGACGGTATCTAA
- a CDS encoding LPXTG cell wall anchor domain-containing protein, producing MSKEAEQLTAPAKEQPAKTQETEELPDTGNSTGNATLFGGLFAALGSVFLFNRRKKDSKENK from the coding sequence GTGTCTAAAGAAGCTGAACAACTTACAGCACCGGCTAAGGAACAACCAGCTAAAACGCAAGAAACTGAAGAATTACCTGATACAGGTAACTCAACTGGTAATGCAACATTATTCGGCGGACTATTTGCGGCATTAGGTAGTGTGTTCTTATTTAATCGTCGTAAAAAAGACTCAAAAGAAAATAAATAA
- a CDS encoding DUF3100 domain-containing protein: MNQRQHYWKDWRLHTLVLAIVVVCELIGPFDIPLGVTSILLLPVVYGVVLGLLAYFTPLVKKKQAKNSEPMVFISVAILIAKFGTEAGPALPKIIAAGPALILQELGNLRTIFLSLPLAIMLGLRRESIGMTHSIGREANMALITEKFGIESPEWRGVMSMYIFGTIFGAIFFSIFSGLIASVLPLHPLAYAMATGVGSGVMSAAAVGPIIEMFPTYASDIKAFSGVSNLLTSVTGLYMGMGILIALPLTIRYYNGVMKLKAKIKRNVPEKRDTHETHI, encoded by the coding sequence ATGAATCAAAGACAACATTATTGGAAAGATTGGCGATTACATACTTTAGTATTAGCCATTGTTGTTGTTTGTGAACTCATCGGACCGTTCGATATTCCACTTGGAGTAACATCAATTTTATTATTACCTGTAGTTTATGGAGTTGTCTTAGGTTTATTAGCTTATTTCACTCCTTTAGTCAAAAAGAAACAGGCAAAGAATTCTGAACCTATGGTATTTATTTCGGTGGCCATTCTAATTGCGAAATTTGGTACAGAAGCTGGTCCTGCATTACCGAAAATCATTGCGGCAGGTCCTGCTTTGATTTTGCAGGAGTTAGGTAACCTTAGAACGATTTTCTTATCTTTGCCTTTAGCAATTATGTTAGGACTTCGTCGTGAATCAATTGGTATGACGCATTCAATCGGACGTGAAGCCAACATGGCTTTGATCACAGAGAAGTTCGGCATCGAATCGCCTGAATGGCGCGGTGTCATGTCTATGTATATCTTTGGTACAATTTTCGGTGCGATTTTCTTCAGTATCTTTTCAGGGCTTATCGCTTCTGTTCTTCCGCTACACCCATTGGCTTATGCTATGGCAACAGGTGTCGGCAGCGGAGTTATGTCTGCGGCAGCAGTAGGTCCTATTATTGAAATGTTTCCAACTTATGCTAGTGATATCAAAGCCTTTTCTGGTGTAAGTAATCTTTTAACATCAGTAACCGGATTATACATGGGCATGGGTATCTTAATCGCATTACCGTTAACGATCCGTTATTACAATGGCGTTATGAAACTCAAAGCAAAGATTAAACGAAACGTACCAGAAAAGAGGGATACTCATGAAACTCACATCTAA